In Zingiber officinale cultivar Zhangliang chromosome 11B, Zo_v1.1, whole genome shotgun sequence, a single window of DNA contains:
- the LOC122033956 gene encoding probable polyol transporter 6: MGYDTGVMSGAMLFIQEDLKVSDAQIQVLAGILNACALVGSLTAGRISDLIGRRYTIVIGAAIFLVGSVLMGLGLNFAMLMSGRCIAGVGVGYALMIAPVYSAEISSPSSRGFLSSLPEICINLGILSGYLANFAFGKLPLIYGWRAMLGFASIPSVFLAASVLMMPESPRWLVMQGRLKDARDILLRVSNSKEEADERLGEMKATVGIDKECAADVVAVTSKHHGEGVWREILQPTPAVRRVLIATVGIHVFQHATGIEAVVLYSPRIFKKAGLVTKEQQFLATIAVGVFKTVFILLAILLVDRVGRRKMLLGSLTGMITSLVGLGAVLTVVERSEQRLVWAEVLCVVFVLSFVSSFSSGLGPVTWVYCSEIFPLRLRAQGASLGVAINRLMNSAMSMSFISLYKAITIGGAFFLFAGIGIFAWVFYYKCCPETKGRALEDDMMEVFTRPGDKKPEQN, from the exons ATGGGTTACG ATACTGGCGTGATGAGCGGTGCAATGCTGTTCATCCAGGAGGACCTCAAGGTGTCAGACGCGCAAATCCAAGTACTTGCCGGCATCCTCAACGCTTGCGCCCTCGTCGGGTCGCTGACCGCCGGCCGGATCTCTGACTTGATTGGCCGCCGCTACACTATAGTCATTGGCGCTGCCATTTTCTTAGTTGGCTCCGTCCTCATGGGCCTCGGCCTCAACTTCGCCATGCTGATGTCCGGTCGCTGCATTGCCGGCGTCGGCGTGGGATACGCACTCATGATTGCTCCCGTCTACTCGGCCGAGATTTCCTCGCCGTCCTCCCGTGGTTTCCTTAGCTCTCTTCCGGAGATCTGCATCAACTTGGGGATCCTCAGCGGCTACCTGGCCAACTTTGCCTTCGGCAAGCTCCCACTCATCTATGGCTGGCGTGCCATGCTCGGCTTTGCTTCCATCCCCTCCGTCTTCCTCGCCGCCAGCGTCCTCATGATGCCCGAGTCACCGCGGTGGCTGGTGATGCAGGGGCGCCTAAAGGATGCACGTGACATCCTCCTCCGCGTCAGCAACAGCAAGGAGGAGGCCGACGAGCGGCTGGGAGAAATGAAGGCAACGGTGGGAATCGACAAGGAGTGCGCCGCCGACGTGGTGGCAGTGACGAGTAAGCATCACGGCGAGGGGGTGTGGAGGGAGATCCTGCAGCCTACCCCGGCGGTGCGCCGGGTGCTCATCGCCACCGTAGGCATTCACGTGTTCCAGCACGCCACCGGGATCGAGGCAGTGGTGCTATACAGCCCCAGAATCTTCAAGAAGGCAGGGCTGGTGACGAAGGAGCAGCAGTTTCTGGCGACGATCGCCGTGGGGGTGTTCAAGACGGTGTTCATCCTGCTGGCAATATTGCTGGTGGACAGGGTAGGGCGGCGGAAGATGCTGCTGGGGAGCTTGACGGGGATGATAACGTCATTGGTAGGTTTAGGGGCGGTGCTGACGGTGGTAGAGCGGTCGGAGCAGAGGCTGGTGTGGGCGGAGGTTCTATGCGTGGTGTTTGTGTTGTCGTTCGTGTCGTCGTTCTCGAGCGGGCTGGGACCAGTGACGTGGGTGTACTGCTCGGAGATCTTCCCGTTGAGGCTGCGAGCGCAGGGGGCGAGCTTGGGAGTGGCAATCAACAGGCTGATGAACTCCGCCATGTCCATGTCCTTCATCTCCCTCTACAAGGCAATCACCATAGGCGGCGCCTTCTTCCTCTTCGCCGGCATCGGGATCTTTGCCTGGGTGTTCTATTACAAGTGTTGCCCGGAGACGAAGGGGAGGGCGCTGGAGGATGATATGATGGAGGTCTTCACCAGGCCCGGCGACAAGAAGCCTGAACAGAACTGA